The Eremothecium cymbalariae DBVPG#7215 chromosome 7, complete sequence genome contains the following window.
GTAAAGCGCCACCAAAGACGCTACGCACAGTACATAGAAGTATCCCCAACGTATTTGAACCCCAAGCATACTTTCAAACTCCTGTTTATTCCTCTCAGTGGTCAGTAATCGCCAAGATATAATATTGCAATGCGTTTCCACCTTACCATTACCCGGCTCTGTCGTTGTctcctttttttaaaaatatcgaATTCATCATGTTGTTATTTATGATGGCCCAAATAGTATAAAAAGGTTGTGGCAAGTTGTCCAATAGTGGTTCATAATATATAAGCGACAGCGGAgtcttttgttttattggGGTTTcattataatattaatCACTGTTGcataatatatctttatctTGTGATCCTTTGCAAAAGTTTGTGTTTTCCATTGCTGTTTGGTTATCGAAAACAGCAAAATGTCTAAAATTATCTTTCGGGTTCCTCTAACACAGGAAGAACAATCAAAATACGTGTCCCAGTTTGAATCTTTAGATACTGATGACTTGGGTATAGTTACTGGTGAATCTCTGAAGCCTTTCTTCAGCAAATCTGGGCTTTCTAGTCATCATCTTTTGCAAGTTTGGGCACTAGCGGACACCGAGAAACAGGGATTTTTAAACCAGGCTCAATTCAGTGCGGCTATGCGTATGATAGCGCACTTACAGTCTAACCCGCAGCTTTCTATTACATCAGAGCTATATCAAACGCCAGCTCCGAGGATAGCAGTTTTGGGCTCATCTGTGACTCCACCTATTGTAGGTATGGCTACAGGAAACACACCCTCAATACCTACGGTATCTGCACACGATTTTGTTAAATTCAATCAACTTTTCGATAGATCCTCTGAAGATGGACGAATTATTTCTGGTACTAAGGCGAAGGAGGTCTTCTTGAAAGCAAAACTACCCAACGTTGTTTTAGGCTCTATCTGGACATTGTGTGACAGGAACAATACGGGCAGCTTAGATAGAGCGGAATTTACACTAGCCATGCATCTAATTCAATTAGCGCTGGCAAAACATCCCGCCGTAGCTACACTTCCCGCTAATCTACCACAATATTTATGGAACTCCGTTAGCCATGGTGGATCGGTCTCTCATTCCGCTGACACGAAAAATCTTTCTGCATCGCCTTCTGGAGCGACGCCCGTTACTTCAGTTGTTATCCCATCTAATTCCTTTACTAATGCTTCAACCGACTGGGTTTTAACTCCGGAAAAGAAACAgcaatttgataatatttttgattcgTTGGACAAGAACAGGACTGGTGCACTAGGGGCGGACGTTTTAGTGCCCTTTTTTTTAACGTCCAAGTTGAGTCAGGATACTTTGGCAACCGTTTGGGACTTGGCAGACATACACAACAACCCTGTATTTACAAAAACTGAGTTTGCAATAGCTATGTTTCTTattcagaagaaaaatGCTGGTGTTGATCTCCCAGATGTTGTTTCAGATCAACTGTTGATCTCTCCAGCTTTAGGACTATACCCAGGCAGCATTCAACAGCATTCAACTCAACAAAATGTACACCCAACAGTTCCATCTAGAGATACAAAACCTTATTTTGATCAGGTTCCGCCTCCAGCAGCCAACACCTCTTCTTTGGATGAATTGATGGGTTTAAATTCGTCATTCACGCCGCCTCCGGGACATCACCATGTCAAATCTATCTCCAACAATAATACAGGGAATTCTGCTAATATTTCTCCAAGGCACTCTAGTATAAACTTACCGCAAAGATCGAGTGCCATTGGTGGTTATAATGTTTCTCCGACTATACATCATAGTAACTTAATGGAGCAAAATACCCAAAATATTAACCCTCAATCAGTGGTAGAAAGCAGAAACGCCCCCTTGAATTCACCACTAAACATGTCGGCCCAACAGCAACTTCAAAAGCCAGCTTTCACATCGAATTTACCAACAGTACCTGACTTTTCCTCTGTATCATTACCACAACAGCGTTCCGTTACTTCTACTGATTTGTACGCGGATGCTGAAGCATCGGGACAGCTTTCCGAAGCTACGACAGATTTAGCCAACCTTTCCACCCAAGTTACCTCTTTAACAAGCCAGGCCACCAGATTGAATAACAAGAAAGTAGTCGCGCAGCAGGAGCTTAACCGGATAACTGAACTGAAAGCTTCGATAGAGTCTAAGCTAGCATCTTTGCGTGCATCCTACGAACAGGAGACGAAGCAAACCGAAGAAGTGGAACAGCTCTTGCTGCAATCTAGAAAGGACACTGATAGTCTCACACAACAGCTAAGCGTTTCAGAAGAGAACTATCATAGTGTTCAATCGCAGTTAACCAGTttacaacaacaactcCAGGAGTACGAACAAAATAATTCTCAGCTAAAGGAACAAATTGGTAATTACAATAGTTTAACTGCTTCTTTACAGAAAGAATTAGCCgaaaagcagcagcaagttAAACAACAGAAATCTATGGTTGATGTAAATACTAAACAAGCTGAATTGAGTGAAATAACAGCAAATAATCTAAAAGCTGAGATTGAAGGTCTGGATGAGCAGCTGGTTGTCTTCCTCAATAAACGTAAGGAATTAGATGAATATCAAACTAACATTGAGAAGCAACACAGTAGTCTCGAATCTAAACATCAGAAGTATGTTGCCAGATCTCAAGAGTTAGAAGCTAAATATCTAGAATCCTGTCATCGTGAGAAAGAAGTTCAGGAGCGCACCAAACAGATTGTTGAACAAGAGCGTATTTATCATCAGCAAGTTTCCAGGTTACAAGAGCTCTTTAAGGATCTCAACAAGCAACGTGAGTCATTTGAACTTGCGGAACAGGATTTACAACAGCGCAGGATGGAATACACTCAGCAGGTACAGGAATTGTCAGACAAACAAATGAAATTTGCGATGGGTGAGTTGCCCCAGGATTCGTGTAAGATTTCCAATAATTCTGAAAATGTCGATCCAgtttccaaatttgttgAGGAAACTGTCACCAATTCGAAGTTAAATGTGGCTGGAGCTGTAGGAGCTGCTGTGGGTCTTAGTTCCTCTAGGGTTGCTTCATCGTTACCtcaagatgaagaaggtaAACAGGATAGCGTGTTTGACAAAGATTTTCCTACTTCTCCATCTCAGACTGAAGtagaggaagaagaacaacCTGCTACAGCGGAAACCGCTGCCCAAGCAATGGACGAAGGAGATATGAATGTCTATCGTATGCCTAGAACGGAATCGGTTA
Protein-coding sequences here:
- the EDE1 gene encoding Ede1p (similar to Ashbya gossypii ABR149W), with the protein product MSKIIFRVPLTQEEQSKYVSQFESLDTDDLGIVTGESLKPFFSKSGLSSHHLLQVWALADTEKQGFLNQAQFSAAMRMIAHLQSNPQLSITSELYQTPAPRIAVLGSSVTPPIVGMATGNTPSIPTVSAHDFVKFNQLFDRSSEDGRIISGTKAKEVFLKAKLPNVVLGSIWTLCDRNNTGSLDRAEFTLAMHLIQLALAKHPAVATLPANLPQYLWNSVSHGGSVSHSADTKNLSASPSGATPVTSVVIPSNSFTNASTDWVLTPEKKQQFDNIFDSLDKNRTGALGADVLVPFFLTSKLSQDTLATVWDLADIHNNPVFTKTEFAIAMFLIQKKNAGVDLPDVVSDQLLISPALGLYPGSIQQHSTQQNVHPTVPSRDTKPYFDQVPPPAANTSSLDELMGLNSSFTPPPGHHHVKSISNNNTGNSANISPRHSSINLPQRSSAIGGYNVSPTIHHSNLMEQNTQNINPQSVVESRNAPLNSPLNMSAQQQLQKPAFTSNLPTVPDFSSVSLPQQRSVTSTDLYADAEASGQLSEATTDLANLSTQVTSLTSQATRLNNKKVVAQQELNRITELKASIESKLASLRASYEQETKQTEEVEQLLLQSRKDTDSLTQQLSVSEENYHSVQSQLTSLQQQLQEYEQNNSQLKEQIGNYNSLTASLQKELAEKQQQVKQQKSMVDVNTKQAELSEITANNLKAEIEGLDEQLVVFLNKRKELDEYQTNIEKQHSSLESKHQKYVARSQELEAKYLESCHREKEVQERTKQIVEQERIYHQQVSRLQELFKDLNKQRESFELAEQDLQQRRMEYTQQVQELSDKQMKFAMGELPQDSCKISNNSENVDPVSKFVEETVTNSKLNVAGAVGAAVGLSSSRVASSLPQDEEGKQDSVFDKDFPTSPSQTEVEEEEQPATAETAAQAMDEGDMNVYRMPRTESVTSSTANNAPQSLRDEVVSDTQEPSAEDETEQATLTKHINASSDEENDDATRETVKPTPGGWDDLGLQGDDKLTQQSHSAKHSSVIPVDNALPAVSSAKQQTPLTTSKDEHVSQMTNPVWSRTVTSDTSVASETANKVSATHEEAFYEATGSTSLNKNKNSIPFSDDAFADLEQASPEDDFGNGLNGMNSIEEFETIENGDLDDELQETGFTGTSTIGTVGASYGPPPTHITSGQATSPVGNDEWEELFSGFGNSTPGLKNPTPQTTVGLGSSNMESPTLKSPVNRAIATTPKSIAIEELSNMGFSEEEAVKALEKCKWDLEAATNFLLDNA